The genomic window TTTAGCAGTTCCGGACCGCAGGGGCGGTGCCGGCAAACTCTGGGAGGAGTCCATGAAGAAATCAGTTCTCGCTTTCGGCGCGCTCGCGCTTGGTGTCGCTTTTTCCGCTCCGGCGATGGCGGCTAATGTTTCCGCCTGCCTGATCACCAAGACCGACACCAACCCCTTCTTCGTCAAGATGAAGGAAGGCGCGACGGCCAAGGCCAAGGAACTCGGCGTTTCGCTGAAGTCCTATGCCGGCAAGGTCGACGGTGACAGCGAAAGCCAGGTCGCGGCGATCGAAAGCTGCATTGCCGACGGCGCAAAGGGCATCCTGCTCACCGCTTCCGACACCAAGGGCATCGTCTCTTCGGTCAAGAAGGCGCGTGATGCCGGCTTGCTGGTCATCGCGCTCGACACGCCGCTCGAGCCGGCCGATGCCGCCGACGCCACCTTCGCCACCGACAACCTGCTCGCCGGCAAGCTGATCGGCCAGTGGGCCAAGGAAACGATGGGCGACAAGGCCAAGGACGCCAAGGTCGGCTTCCTCGACCTGACGCCGTCGCAGCCGACGGTCGACGTTCTGCGCGACCAGGGCTTCATGATCGGCTTCGGCATCGACCCGAAGAACCCGAACAAGATCGGCGACGAAGACGACAAGCGCATCGTCGGCCATGACGTGACGAACGGCAACGAGGAAGGCGGCCGTAAGGCCATGGAAAACCTTCTGCAGAAGGATCCGAGCATCAACGTCATCCACACGATCAACGAGCCGGCCGCTGTCGGTGCCTATCAGGCGCTGAAGGCCGTCGGCATGGAAAAGAACGTGCTGATCGTCTCGGTCGACGGCGGCTGCCCCGGCGTCAAGTCGGTCAAGGACGGCGTCATCGGCGCCACCTCGCAGCAATATCCGCTGCTGATGGCGTCGCTTGGTATCGAGGCGATCAAGAAGTTCGCCGACAGTGGTGAAAAGCCGAAGCCGACGGAAGGCAAGTCCTTCTTCGACACCGGTGTCTCGCTCGTCACTGACAAGCCGGTCTCCGGCGTCAAGTCGATCGACACCAAGGAAGGCACTGCCAAGTGCTGGGGCTGAGCCCGATCTTTTGAAAGAGAAAACGGCCGGGGCTTGATCCCCGGCCGTTTTGGACGGACGATGTGCCGTCGCCCACCGGCTAAGCAATGAACGGATCAACAAGGGTGACGGCCTCCGCGCGAGTTCGGCGCGCGGATGCGGAGGAGGAACAATGACCGGAGCACAGGAATTCGAACGCGTCCTCGACGGCAGCGACAAGAACGTCGCCGCCTTCGAGCACCAGAATGTTTCGCTGATCAAGCGCGCCCAGCATTTTCTGCACTCGACGCCGGCCGCCGTGCCGCTGATCGTGCTGGTGTTGGCGATCATCATCTTCGGGATCGCCCTCGGCGGACGGTTCTTCTCGTCCTACACGCTGACGCTGATCCTGCAACAGATCGCCATCGTCGGCATTCTCGGCGCGGCCCAGACGCTGGTCATCTTGACTGCCGGCATCGATCTTTCGATCGGCGTCATCATGGTGATTTCGGCCGTGATCATGGGCAATGTCGCCATCTCCTACGGCATACCGACGCCGATTGCGGTGGCAGCCGGCCTCCTTGTCGGCGGCCTGTGTGGATTGCTGAACGGCTTCCTCGTCGCCTATATGAAGCTGCCGCCCTTCATCGTGACACTCGGCACGTGGAATATCGTCATGGCGACGAATTTCATCTATTCCGCCAATGAGACGATCCGCGACACCGATGTCGACGAACAGGCGCCGCTGCTGCATCTTTTCGCCGCGAGTTTCAAGCTT from Rhizobium sp. Pop5 includes these protein-coding regions:
- a CDS encoding sugar ABC transporter substrate-binding protein; protein product: MKKSVLAFGALALGVAFSAPAMAANVSACLITKTDTNPFFVKMKEGATAKAKELGVSLKSYAGKVDGDSESQVAAIESCIADGAKGILLTASDTKGIVSSVKKARDAGLLVIALDTPLEPADAADATFATDNLLAGKLIGQWAKETMGDKAKDAKVGFLDLTPSQPTVDVLRDQGFMIGFGIDPKNPNKIGDEDDKRIVGHDVTNGNEEGGRKAMENLLQKDPSINVIHTINEPAAVGAYQALKAVGMEKNVLIVSVDGGCPGVKSVKDGVIGATSQQYPLLMASLGIEAIKKFADSGEKPKPTEGKSFFDTGVSLVTDKPVSGVKSIDTKEGTAKCWG
- a CDS encoding ABC transporter permease — encoded protein: MTGAQEFERVLDGSDKNVAAFEHQNVSLIKRAQHFLHSTPAAVPLIVLVLAIIIFGIALGGRFFSSYTLTLILQQIAIVGILGAAQTLVILTAGIDLSIGVIMVISAVIMGNVAISYGIPTPIAVAAGLLVGGLCGLLNGFLVAYMKLPPFIVTLGTWNIVMATNFIYSANETIRDTDVDEQAPLLHLFAASFKLGSAVLTLGVVAMVLLVLVLWYVLNHTAWGRHVYAVGDDPEAAKLSGIQAKKVLLTVYTISGVIAAFAAWVSIGRNGSISPSSAVTDYNLQAITATVIGGISLFGGRGSILGTLFGAMIVGVVSMGLNMLGADPQWKVLLTGVLIIAAVGIDQWIRKVSV